In Gracilinanus agilis isolate LMUSP501 chromosome 1, AgileGrace, whole genome shotgun sequence, the sequence CACGTTTATTAAGTCCTTCCTGTGAACAGGCACAGCGCTAagtgctgtggatacaaaaagagacaaaggacAATCCCTTCCCTCAGCAAGCTATCTATagtaggataaataggaaataattaacagaaggaaggcattagaattgagaagtgttggggaaggcttccagtaaaagatgggatttcagctggtcttaaagaaagccagggaggtcagtagtgaGAGTAAAGGAGAGAGCATGTTCtaagcatgggggacagccagagaaaatgctgagAGCTAAGCATGTCTTGTTCAtgaaacagccaggaggccagtgtcactggattaaagagtataTAAGATAtacaaagactggaaaggtaaacgtgaactaggttatgaagggctttgaatgccaaacagagcattttgtatttgatcctagaggcaatagggaaccactggagtttattgagtagtagGCActgagtgacatgatcagacctgtattAGTCAAATCTTGTGTCTGTGATAAGGAGAGAGATATGAGACTACCTGgattataaaataattctgaggatTTAGATTGGGCTGAATGACTAGACCCACAAAATAGTCATTAATATCTCTATTAGTGTAATAATGGACAATTCACAAGAAGAGTCTAGGGATCCTGCTTCTGGAAAGGCATGAGGATGTGTGATGGAAGTGCCCTGCTCTCAATTTAGAGTGAGTGAATATGTACCTGGTTCCAGTCCTACCTGAATTCCTTTGCTGAGGTAGAGAGCCCATGGGTGTATCATAATTATTTATCATGTTTTTGTTATAATAATCAGTTTCACTaagaattagtttttctttttcctcttaaaaatgattagttatgtgtgaccctgggcaaatcacttaaccatcattgcctagcctttactacccttctgtcttagaaccaatacatagtattgattctaacatggaaagtaagggtttaaaaaaaaaaaaaaacaagattaggaggcagctgggtagctcagtggattgagagccaggcctagagatgtgaggtcttaggttcaaatatggcctcagacacttcccagctgtgtgaccctgggcaagtcacttaacccccattgcctagcccttaccactcttctgccttggagccaatacacagtattgactccaagatggaaggtaagggttaaaaaaaaaaaaaaaaagattagttatTAGGAATAGTTGTCTGAGAGGGgagaagaacaaaaggaaaagtaaaacaaaaccaggaaaaagGGATTGtaaattattatatgtatttgggAACTTCTGTTATTTCTCAACTGTTAAGCCTAGAATGAAAGATGTGTACATTATCTTGAAAGTGACAGCAGTCAAATCATTCTGCTTGTTTGGAACATTTTGGTGATCCATTTAGCATAGAATGTCTTGGTGcaactgccttaatttcctcattctgATCACTGGgctcagaaaacttgggttcagatcttgagTCTGATGtttgtgtaaccatgggcaatcCCTCTGAgtgtcagtttccttttctgtaaaaataagaatatgaTGCTATCTATAAATCTGACATTATAGGGCGTGCAAGGGTCAGATGAGATCTGTAATATAGGATCATGGAACTTAGTTTaacatgcttttctttttaaattttgagttccaaattttctccctccctctcaccccttgtcccacccactgagaaagcaagttgtatatccattatacatgtgaaatattgcaaaacaaatttctatattagccatattttttaaaaagcaagaaaaataaagaaagtgagaaaattatacctcagtttgtactcagagttcatcagttctcactctggaggaggatagcatcggatcattgtattgatcagtgtagctaagtttttcacattttagtcattgttacaatattgcttttattgtgcacaatgatctcctggttcttctcacttcactttgcatcagttcatatagatcttgatatgcttttctgaaaccacctccttgacatttctcatagcacaatagtactctgtcacaatcatatgctaaAAAGCTCTCTTCATTCTGTAGCACTTGTGGCTTCCCATAGAATTATTGTATAGTATATGGGACTTATTACATAGGCCCATTGAGATTGTCATATGACCCATAGAGATTATTGCATGACCCATGGAACTTATTATATGGCTCGTGAgattaattacatgtaataatacaaGCCCATAGGAGGTATTATGTCGATTTACGGAGGTTCTTATATGATCTATGGGAGCTATTTTCTCACTCACAGGAGTTTTGActccttctcatctcttcctcagGTGGAGCTTAGAGATTTAACCTCATCCTTTCTGGAGCTTCGGGGTTTAGAGCCAGCCACAGGTTATGAAATGTCCTCCCGCTGCCAGTTGCAGAACAATGTGGGCTTTTGGAGTGACTGGAGCTCCACCCTGAAATTTCAGACCCTTCCAGTTGGTGAGCCCTTTTTTCTCTTAGTGTTGGGAGGCTCAAGGCCAGGATGCTTATATGCctcctccattttctctcctcttcttagCAACTGGAGAAGTTCTTCACcctattttcctctctccttgtGCCTCTGTTTAGCCCCAACCAGCCCGGTGGACATGTGGGTACTTGGGTCACCCTGTAGCAGCTCACGCCCCCAAGAAGAGTCCTATGTTCTGCTATGGAAGGTGACCTGGGACCTGGAGTATTCCTAGAGGGTCTGCCTGGGCCCCAGCCCAGAGGTAGCTGTAGCTTGGGCATGGGAGATAGGATGGTAAGGGGAAGGGATAGATCCATAGAGCCTGGGGAAAAAGAAACTTGGGCTCAGTTTCCTGAGAGCTGTGTCCCAACTGGGGCAGCATGTATAACTGAAACAGTGCTGGGCTTGATGAttaaggatctgggttcaagtagtatatttctgtgtgaccttggaagagACTCTTCCCCTTCCTGGTCCTCAATATCTTCCCTTGTACAAGGTGGAGAATGATACTTGCAACTTTAAAGGATTCAAATGTTGTAATAGATGGGAATATTCTTTTCTTAGACTATGGGTTCCAGAAGGGCAGGGACATTTGTCTTAACACATTAATGGATTTTAaaagtcatcatcatcatagttgtcatcatctcttcctcttcttccttctcttccttctttccctttcctcctgtattagtatcaattctgagacagaagagtggcaagagttagcaatcagggctaagtgacttgcccagggtcatacagctaggaagtgcttaagactacatttgaatccagatccaaccaactccaagcctggtattctatccactgtgccacttacctcGAAAACTCTCTTCTTCTAACAACCTGTGAGGAAGGTAGTATAAGATAGATTATTTCCTcaatgcagatgaggaaattaaggtggggggggggagtaatTAGTCCATGGTGGCCCAGAATACATGGCAGTCAACACCTGAAtgcaagtcctcctgactccatgtccagccAACTAAACTCAACTTTGAATCCCATTCTTCCAAATTGGTCTAGCACCCAATACGGGTCTTCATATACAGTGGGCATttgattaatgtttattgaatgaatactGATTTTCATGATTGCACATTAATCCCTTCTCTTCCTGATCCAGGACCTTATGCCTGGGTCAGGGCTGAACTATACGGTGGTGTTCCAGGGACCAGGTAGAGATCGGCACCCTAAGGTTATCCCCTGTTGCAATGCCATCCTTCCCAATGGCACAGAGCGGGTATCAATAGTGGCTTCCAATACAGCTGGCCAGGGGCATATGTCCAACCTAACCTTAGCTTGTTCAGGTAAGATACAATAAGCTTCCTCCAGGAAGTAACTATGATCTTGGCTCTGGGTGGTGCTAGCTATCCCAGAGTAGAATGGATTGGGTGCTTCTggaggaaatgatttgcccatccCTGAAAGTCTTTTGCCTCCTGACCACTCATGAGGGATATTGTCAAGAGGATCCTTGACAAGATAGAGATTGGAACAGATGAATGTAGAAGTGCCTTCCATCTCTAAGAGTCTGTGATTTGGGGGAGAAGGCCATGTAGAAACAGAAAACACAAAACAGAAAGAAGGGATTTAATGGGTGAAAGTCAAAGACACAGATAGATGGGActtggggatggggaagaggtAGAATGAGGTCCGACTCCTTTACTGTGTTGGCACCTGGGGTACAGGGCTTTCCCGATTATACTtgtctccaggttctgctcctaAGAGTGTCCAAGTAAACAGCATGGGAAATCAGGGAATATTGGTCAAATGGGTACCAGAGCCACAGGAATACCAGGAGTTTGTGGTGGAGTGGACCCAAGAAGACATGTCTCTCCAGGAGCTGAACTGGACGCGTCTGCCAAGTGGAAGTCAGAGCGCTCTGTTGAGAGGTGAAGTGAGGAAGTGATCAGATTGTAGGGATGCCTAAGTAGTTCCATCAGGCTCCTGAAGGGTTCTACAGATTGATAGACTAATGGACAGGAGAATTTGGGTCATGGTGACAAATTGATTTGGGactggtgagagagagagagagagagagagagagagagagagagagagagagagNATATGAACAGGCATTTGTGCTTGTCTCTATATTACATGTAACAACCTATAGGAATATGATATGGCTTGTCTATCccatgtgtctgtgtgtctctatAAGCAGAAGCATGTACGAGTGCTtgtgtgtgtctgagtgtgtacatgtaaaaacatatatatgtgacCTTAATGCTTGCAAAGCTGTTTCCAGATATTGTCCTCCCAACAAATACCTGTGAGACATGGACTAtaatgatccctattttacagatgaggaaactgaggcaggcaaaggttaagaggtttgtccaggatcacagtaGGAGTGACTGTCTagtggcagatttgaactcaggccttcttgactccaagacttgCACTCTCTGCTCGGCTTTTATTAATATTCTGGCCATTTGGCTGCATCTGTTCCTATTTTCTATTTCCAGGAGGTTCTAATCCTTTCTATCCCGGCCTCAATAAGCctctgggaagagagagagagagagagagagagaaagagagagagagagagagaagagagagagtacACCAGGATTCTCAGTGGGCCACAAACTCCAAAAGAGTCAGCCATGCAATAGaagatgcattttttaaaaaaatgattctacATAGAGAGTCACTGGGCCCAGAATAAAGGAATGTAATCCCACCATCTTCTGTCCTGATTAGACCTCATCTCCAATACTGTGTTTAGTTCTAAGCCCCATATTTTAGGGAGAACATTTGACAGGACCCAGCATGTTCATAAGAGTTTAACCAAGATGGTGAGAGGACTCTGGATCAAATTATAAACAGTTTGAGGATGTTGAACTTGGGGGGAAAAGGGTGTAATGAGGGACTAGGTTAATGACTAATAGCTATTTTTACATTCTAGAAAAGCTTTCATGTGgaaaagagattctttttttagGTTGCTTGACCCCACAGGGTACAAGTAGGAGTGGTCGGTAGAGGTTGCAGTTTTCCAGAAGTGGGAGACCAGTGAGTTCTCCTTCGTTTGCAGTCCTCTAGGCCTGATGACTTACCATTTTGAAAGGGTGTCATAGGGGGTGAAGGCTTAGTTGGATGTGAGAGTGTTCTAGAGGTCTTCTGAGGTCCTTTACAATTTTGAGATTAGGTGATTCTTAGGAGTCCTGGAAAGGAGGGGCTCACCGGCAAAGAGGATGAATAGAAGATgtgaggggagagggggagggaagcaggcaTGGCTTGGGGAAAAGAGAGGGCTGGAGTGGGTTTTTTCTGCAGCTTTTATGGACTCAtgcctcctccctcttttccaaGGAAACTTTGAGAAAGGAGTTCCATACTGTGTGACTGTGAGTGGTGTTTCCCCAAAGGGCCTGGCATTTGCCCCTCCGGTCTGGGCCTATAGTCAGGAGATAGGTAAAGGAATAGGGATGGGgcatgggaggaggaggaggagaaggtggtGTGATGGCAGGCAAGAGGGTTCTAGGGAATGGGTTGCAAAGTGAAGCAAGGCATGTGATGTTTATTCTTCCCCGCAGAACCCCTAGAAGGGCCAGCTCTGTGGCAGCTTCCAGATGCTGCCAGTGGGGCACTGATGGTGGCATGGGCAGAGCTCCCTAGAGGACAACGTGGGGGGCACTTAACACACTACACCCTGCACGTGCAGCGAGACTCAGGGTCCCTCACCCTTCGGAATGGTAACTCTCTACCCCCTTCCTCTGCGTTGGATCTCTGTTCCAAGATTGGCTTCCACCAGCCTTTGGAGAATCTCACCAGCCAGTCCACTGTGGCTGATCCTGGAACTTGCCACCCAGAGACTTCTCCTTCCCTATCACAGTGTTTCACACAGAAATTGGAAGGGCCATAAGAGACTGCTTGTGttgtctcattttgcagataagggaaGTGAGGCCtatgaagaggaagaaattggCCCAGGATCACAGGGATAACTTAGGAACAAAGGATTTAGATCCAGATGAGGCATGAGAGATTatagtccaattctttcattttacagctagGGAAACTAAGAAGCCCAGAGATGGGGCAGGGTTAGCCCAAGGCCATTCTGTGAGTTAGTGCAGAAACAGGACTAAAATCCAGATTTCCTAGTTTCTGGCACAGTGATTTTTTCATTGTACCACAACTGCATCTGAACCTGGTCCAGAGTATgcttcctccaggaagccttcctagGATGAACCCCTCTGATTTTTCTTCACTCCACCTTCCCCTGACTGGCAGCTCTGACCACATCTTCTCTGACTCTCTAGTGAGTGCAGATATCCTAAATGTGACCCTATGGGACCTGCCTGAAGGACACTATAAAATGTGGATGACAGCATCCACCATTGCTGGCCCTGGCCAGCCTGGCCCAAGTCTCCAGCTCTACCTCCCAGGTGGGTATGTTGGAGACAAAATGCCCAAGTCCTACGTGGGCTGGGGGTGGGAGTGGCAGGCTTGAGCTGTACTGAGAGGTGACGATGGGGGGTTAGGGTAACCTGCTGGGCAGCACGTATCCCTGGGCCCTGATATCTGATCCTTGGCTTTTCTTACTCCTAGAGAGGTATTCAGAAAGGTGGAAAGTGCTGCTGGTTGTCCTGCTGTTCTGTGGCTTGTTATTGCTGGGCTGTTGCCTGGGC encodes:
- the IL27RA gene encoding interleukin-27 receptor subunit alpha; this encodes MGETITTKVADNAVATAGFASDASGCTRGHPNRIQNVSVTRGQGWVMVEREHLTISDHYLVWLSPKDNISQPGDPEPLRLCLDDIVKPEPPMLFSVDFSDDPTVVTVTWGTPAWPPHESFECQFRFRDILSLAWQQVELRDLTSSFLELRGLEPATGYEMSSRCQLQNNVGFWSDWSSTLKFQTLPVAPTSPVDMWVLGSPCSSSRPQEESYVLLWKDLMPGSGLNYTVVFQGPGRDRHPKVIPCCNAILPNGTERNEVRLLYCVGTWGTGLSRLYLSPGSAPKSVQVNSMGNQGILVKWVPEPQEYQEFVVEWTQEDMSLQELNWTRLPSGSQSALLRGERMNRRCEGRGGGKQAWLGEKRGLEWVFSAAFMDSCLLPLFQGNFEKGVPYCVTVSGVSPKGLAFAPPVWAYSQEIEPLEGPALWQLPDAASGALMVAWAELPRGQRGGHLTHYTLHVQRDSGSLTLRNVSADILNVTLWDLPEGHYKMWMTASTIAGPGQPGPSLQLYLPERYSERWKVLLVVLLFCGLLLLGCCLGLAFSKCCLQLCHKLLPHWVSERIPDPSNSKSMQPWGEELPQAPPPKDALFVEVEEVQITMSPAPQTPETPIPLDSGYEKHFLPTPEELGLLTLPRPQTST